A single genomic interval of uncultured Desulfobacter sp. harbors:
- a CDS encoding ABC transporter substrate-binding protein translates to MAYKPVRYKLLTYTLRLCLVTSALCLFLLIPALNAGTATDPRSAQVEVIRLDGGDWGYPTPYAHYPRGPGGFKMCLIFDSLLERGNQGLIPWLATSWQVEDQGKAYIFTLRQGVKWHDGNPMTPEDVAFSLDYATRFPMTWSYVFDRIDQVEILEDDRIKVTLKTPTASMLYSLGTSRIIPKHIWEKVDNPKTFTKPEAVIGTGPYRLTGYSREHGTYRFEAFKDFWGPAVRVKRLEFIPVSEPILAYQKHEIDLIRVSPDLLPRFQNNPEHKILKSPGFWGYRLLFNRNLSGPARMIQVRQAFAYAIDLNELVAKIARGAALPGRAEILPPDHVMAAQNVRSYDFDPEKAGKLLDQAGFTLTKGPVRTGPDGKSLVFNLLCAGGEVRMAEILKQRLAAVGVDIRIKSCNGKTRDSRVRNQNYDLAIIGHGGWGNDPDYLIAHCTGDMKKSSSPSASGGSGLASPALTQLLKAQRAQTDPEKRRELVVKSQQMAAEEVPEIPLFYTTGYTVFRLATYDGWMFMFDHHSLAHGKLSYLNWKE, encoded by the coding sequence ATGGCATATAAACCGGTAAGGTATAAATTGCTGACGTATACACTGCGCCTGTGCCTGGTTACGTCGGCGTTATGTCTGTTTCTTTTGATCCCGGCGCTCAATGCCGGCACCGCCACCGACCCCCGGTCCGCCCAGGTGGAGGTCATCCGCCTGGACGGCGGGGACTGGGGATATCCCACCCCCTACGCACACTATCCCAGGGGCCCAGGGGGATTTAAAATGTGTCTGATCTTCGATAGTCTGCTGGAACGTGGCAACCAAGGGCTTATCCCTTGGCTGGCCACATCCTGGCAGGTTGAGGACCAGGGAAAGGCCTACATCTTTACACTTCGCCAGGGGGTCAAGTGGCATGACGGTAACCCCATGACACCTGAAGATGTAGCCTTCTCCCTGGATTATGCCACCCGCTTCCCCATGACCTGGTCCTATGTGTTTGACCGAATCGACCAGGTTGAGATACTTGAAGACGACCGGATCAAGGTGACCTTGAAGACGCCGACGGCATCAATGCTTTACAGCCTCGGCACCAGCCGTATTATCCCCAAACACATATGGGAGAAGGTGGACAATCCCAAAACGTTTACCAAACCGGAGGCTGTTATCGGCACAGGTCCTTACCGGCTCACCGGCTACAGCCGGGAACACGGCACATACCGCTTTGAGGCGTTTAAAGATTTCTGGGGACCGGCTGTCCGGGTCAAACGGTTAGAATTCATCCCGGTGAGCGAACCCATCCTGGCCTACCAAAAACACGAAATAGATTTGATCCGCGTCTCCCCGGACCTTTTACCCAGATTTCAGAACAATCCTGAACATAAGATCCTTAAGAGTCCGGGATTCTGGGGATACCGGCTGCTGTTCAACCGGAATCTTTCCGGCCCGGCCCGGATGATTCAGGTCCGACAGGCCTTTGCCTATGCCATTGACCTTAACGAGCTTGTGGCCAAGATAGCCAGGGGCGCAGCCCTGCCCGGACGGGCGGAAATTCTGCCGCCGGATCATGTCATGGCAGCCCAAAACGTAAGATCCTATGATTTCGATCCCGAAAAGGCAGGCAAGCTTTTGGACCAGGCCGGATTCACCCTGACCAAGGGCCCTGTACGGACAGGGCCTGACGGCAAGTCCCTTGTCTTTAATCTTCTATGTGCCGGCGGCGAAGTCAGGATGGCTGAAATTTTAAAGCAGCGCCTGGCTGCCGTGGGTGTGGATATCCGTATCAAGAGCTGCAACGGAAAAACCCGGGACAGCCGGGTCAGAAATCAAAACTACGACCTGGCCATCATTGGTCACGGCGGATGGGGAAATGATCCGGATTATCTGATTGCCCACTGTACAGGAGATATGAAAAAATCCAGCTCGCCCTCGGCTTCCGGCGGTTCAGGATTGGCATCACCGGCCCTGACACAACTGCTGAAAGCCCAGCGCGCTCAAACCGATCCTGAAAAACGGCGGGAACTGGTTGTAAAAAGCCAACAGATGGCTGCAGAAGAGGTGCCTGAAATTCCCCTGTTTTATACCACGGGGTACACCGTGTTCCGGCTGGCCACGTACGATGGATGGATGTTTATGTTTGACCATCACAGTTTGGCGCACGGCAAACTTTCTTATCTAAATTGGAAAGAATGA
- a CDS encoding class I SAM-dependent methyltransferase — MEIQATSRTFWEDRWLNIIERSRSEQPLKAEAPGTSAMDRWDNMAKDFAQRTSGEKASARRDAALKQLVDKGIVTPETRVLDIGAGPGSWALPMSGICAHVTALEPSGGMIDIMSERIEKEKVNNISIVQQTWQETDLAEQGWEKAFDLVFASMTPGIDGPDAVMKLMAASSHYCYMSAFSGPGMNQQFAPLWEIFFDRPMPQRHMDIIYPFNLVYAMGFRPDITFSWWNKEINWDRDHTIRHIIRFFQPHMEITQEAEQIIADYVDTRCVNGEYVPAAPVCRGVMTWSVHEERRTTRGEPDGI, encoded by the coding sequence ATGGAAATACAAGCAACCTCCAGAACATTCTGGGAAGACCGGTGGCTGAATATCATTGAACGATCCAGATCCGAACAGCCGCTAAAAGCGGAGGCGCCCGGCACCTCCGCCATGGACAGATGGGATAACATGGCAAAGGATTTTGCCCAGCGGACCAGCGGAGAAAAGGCGTCCGCCAGGCGGGATGCCGCCCTTAAACAGCTTGTGGACAAAGGGATTGTGACCCCGGAAACCCGGGTCCTGGACATTGGCGCAGGCCCGGGTTCCTGGGCCCTGCCCATGTCCGGAATCTGTGCCCATGTCACAGCCCTTGAACCTTCGGGCGGCATGATCGACATCATGTCTGAAAGGATTGAAAAAGAAAAGGTCAACAATATCAGCATTGTCCAGCAAACCTGGCAGGAAACGGATTTGGCCGAACAGGGATGGGAAAAGGCCTTTGATCTGGTATTTGCCTCCATGACGCCCGGCATTGACGGACCTGACGCCGTCATGAAACTGATGGCAGCCTCCAGCCATTACTGCTATATGAGCGCCTTTTCCGGTCCCGGCATGAATCAGCAGTTTGCACCGCTGTGGGAGATATTTTTTGACCGGCCCATGCCCCAGAGACACATGGATATCATTTATCCGTTCAACCTGGTCTATGCCATGGGATTTCGTCCGGACATCACCTTTTCCTGGTGGAACAAAGAGATCAACTGGGACAGGGATCATACCATCCGCCACATTATCCGGTTTTTCCAGCCCCATATGGAAATCACCCAAGAGGCGGAACAAATCATTGCCGACTATGTGGACACCCGGTGTGTTAACGGCGAATATGTGCCGGCAGCCCCGGTCTGCCGGGGTGTCATGACCTGGTCTGTTCACGAAGAGCGCAGAACCACCCGGGGAGAGCCTGATGGCATATAA
- a CDS encoding TonB-dependent receptor encodes MKNHLLKSCTFAAPLMLILFCISPLQADEKKTDKDTANGKVQEIEEMVVEDEARAQGYKTTPFQTTIELEDITFIGEPIYVLDAIKTNAMVDFRGASDLDPGVDSVYLNGFSAKRFVTAMDDVTIQKTGGRKSSNIVDWAQLPGFLLESVEILPGPHSALFDAKSIGGVINMKTKTPKAYDTRVPELTYTTGYRSYDTFSNTAVIQGGVEKFIYDIAYQNYMTDGYLRNNETETNIGFGRLGFILPGDGYITFSASLSDIDRNSPVNNPGTTKDDAIDFDSSYPEVTGSVWDPWQNPTWDSTAETYRFNYAQTLGINQLSAGSYYGEETRDRAYLDWVDNKDKSKGTVLSSMETDWWQQGGKITDEITWAGGETTVGVDFTQLFDEGVDDSKTERVRKKGAFVQHKFGIIPHVDMTLGLRYEDVNTWVSNWSNGKPHNTYYGKYVERDFDQIIPKSMTTWHMDHLGAWFRDTTLSAGISKIWHAPDYHGDYNPQGRPAGITLDPEHGVGYDLILNRRLWGNINLKAGYAFYDIKDFIATNSSYAKYSGADAGALRYSDYKINLDEVYRHGTTLELSGNVTPELSFYLSWAWQKFENQGDEPAGETELDQRAEHQVGIGLRYAFNEQATLMLDYTYQSDETTEISEEIADDVWNFRQVDIPAHSVVDVGFEYKCFEQLAWLRNGTVNVYVKNLLDEDYYDSTGYPATDRTFGITFSIKI; translated from the coding sequence TTGAAAAATCATTTACTGAAAAGCTGCACGTTTGCAGCACCCCTGATGTTGATCCTCTTTTGCATAAGCCCGTTGCAGGCGGATGAAAAAAAGACCGACAAAGACACGGCGAACGGAAAAGTTCAAGAAATAGAAGAGATGGTTGTGGAAGACGAGGCCCGGGCCCAGGGGTATAAAACAACACCGTTCCAGACCACCATTGAACTTGAAGACATCACATTCATCGGAGAGCCCATCTATGTTTTAGATGCGATCAAAACCAATGCCATGGTGGATTTCAGAGGGGCATCAGACCTGGATCCCGGGGTGGACAGCGTTTATCTGAACGGGTTCAGCGCCAAACGATTTGTTACGGCCATGGACGACGTGACCATTCAGAAAACCGGCGGCCGGAAGTCAAGCAACATTGTGGACTGGGCCCAACTGCCCGGTTTTTTGCTGGAGTCTGTTGAAATCCTCCCCGGCCCTCATTCCGCCTTGTTCGATGCCAAAAGCATCGGCGGGGTCATTAACATGAAAACAAAGACTCCCAAGGCATACGATACCCGGGTACCGGAGTTGACGTATACAACAGGATACCGGTCATATGATACCTTTTCCAATACAGCCGTAATCCAGGGTGGGGTGGAAAAATTTATTTACGATATTGCATACCAGAATTATATGACGGACGGGTATTTGCGCAACAATGAAACCGAAACCAACATCGGGTTCGGACGCCTGGGATTTATACTGCCGGGAGATGGATATATCACCTTTTCGGCCTCATTATCAGATATTGACCGGAATTCACCGGTCAACAATCCCGGTACGACAAAAGACGATGCAATAGACTTCGATTCCAGCTACCCCGAGGTAACGGGCAGTGTCTGGGATCCCTGGCAGAACCCGACCTGGGACAGCACGGCCGAGACGTACCGTTTCAACTACGCCCAGACCCTGGGCATCAATCAGCTCAGCGCCGGTTCTTATTACGGGGAAGAGACCCGTGACCGGGCCTATTTAGACTGGGTGGACAACAAAGATAAATCCAAAGGGACCGTACTCAGTTCCATGGAAACGGACTGGTGGCAGCAGGGCGGCAAAATTACTGACGAAATCACGTGGGCCGGGGGTGAAACCACCGTTGGTGTTGACTTCACCCAGCTTTTTGACGAGGGGGTGGACGACAGTAAAACAGAGAGAGTTCGCAAAAAAGGTGCTTTTGTCCAGCATAAATTCGGCATTATTCCCCATGTGGACATGACCTTGGGCCTGCGGTACGAGGATGTCAATACCTGGGTCAGCAACTGGTCCAACGGCAAGCCACACAATACATATTACGGCAAATATGTGGAGCGGGACTTTGACCAGATCATCCCCAAATCCATGACAACCTGGCACATGGACCATTTAGGCGCCTGGTTCCGGGACACCACCCTATCCGCCGGTATCAGTAAAATCTGGCACGCCCCGGATTATCACGGTGATTACAACCCCCAGGGACGGCCTGCCGGTATTACCCTGGACCCGGAACACGGGGTGGGATATGACCTGATTTTAAACCGCAGGCTCTGGGGCAACATTAACCTGAAAGCCGGATATGCGTTTTACGACATCAAGGATTTCATCGCCACCAACAGCAGCTATGCCAAGTATTCAGGTGCCGATGCCGGGGCGCTGCGGTACAGCGACTATAAAATTAACCTGGATGAAGTCTACCGCCATGGCACCACGCTTGAGCTGTCAGGCAATGTTACACCGGAACTCTCTTTTTATCTGAGCTGGGCCTGGCAAAAGTTCGAAAACCAGGGGGATGAACCGGCCGGGGAAACCGAACTGGACCAGCGGGCCGAGCACCAGGTCGGAATTGGATTGCGATATGCCTTTAACGAGCAAGCAACCCTGATGCTGGATTACACGTACCAGAGCGATGAAACTACCGAGATCTCCGAAGAGATTGCCGATGATGTCTGGAATTTTCGCCAGGTGGATATCCCGGCTCACAGTGTGGTGGATGTTGGTTTTGAATACAAATGTTTTGAACAGCTTGCCTGGCTGAGAAACGGCACAGTAAACGTCTATGTCAAGAATCTGCTGGACGAAGACTATTATGACAGCACGGGGTATCCCGCCACAGACAGAACCTTCGGCATTACATTCAGTATCAAGATATAA
- a CDS encoding energy transducer TonB, with protein sequence MKTMEKPLGPAGGWQSWAVALAGTLALNLLLFSVIPNLMKPQEAVPLVGPMIQQVQLTRLRHSTIEPEKKKKTPPPKAQPKKQSVKPRMNRQITRSLSMPFEINPRLPQGPTTIAVPEVMSTSLDTLSLDTLFDTGDLDQPLTVISRVPPAYPFRAKAKAIEGWVSVEFTVNEQGRVEDIKILDAEPEKIFDDSVMQCVAAWRFKPGRVNRELVKTRARTRIRFKLN encoded by the coding sequence ATGAAAACCATGGAGAAGCCCCTTGGACCGGCCGGTGGATGGCAGTCCTGGGCCGTGGCATTGGCCGGCACCCTGGCCCTGAATCTGTTGCTTTTTTCCGTTATTCCCAATCTGATGAAACCCCAGGAGGCTGTCCCGCTGGTGGGCCCGATGATTCAGCAGGTCCAGCTCACCCGGCTACGGCACTCAACCATTGAACCGGAAAAGAAAAAAAAGACGCCTCCGCCCAAGGCTCAACCCAAAAAGCAATCGGTCAAACCCAGGATGAACCGGCAAATCACCAGATCTCTTTCCATGCCCTTTGAAATCAATCCCCGGTTGCCCCAGGGACCGACCACCATTGCCGTGCCCGAAGTGATGTCAACATCCCTGGACACCCTGTCCCTTGACACGCTTTTTGACACGGGAGACCTGGATCAACCCCTGACGGTGATTTCCAGGGTTCCGCCGGCCTACCCCTTCCGGGCCAAGGCCAAGGCCATTGAAGGCTGGGTATCTGTGGAATTCACGGTGAATGAACAGGGCCGTGTGGAGGACATAAAAATCCTGGATGCAGAACCTGAAAAAATATTTGATGACAGCGTGATGCAGTGCGTTGCTGCCTGGCGGTTCAAACCCGGCCGAGTCAACCGGGAGCTTGTAAAGACCCGGGCCAGAACACGCATCCGTTTTAAATTGAATTAA
- a CDS encoding biopolymer transporter ExbD: MLNVSSSRKHKKSAVELNIAPLIDMVFILLIFFLVTTSFVKETGIDVTRPTASTATTQSKATILIAVDSQNRVFMDHREIDIRAVRANTERALAENPDGAVVVVADRQSDTGVAIQVMDGCRLAGASNVSLAAALPEGQ; this comes from the coding sequence ATGTTAAACGTTTCATCAAGCAGAAAACATAAAAAAAGTGCGGTGGAGCTGAACATTGCCCCGCTTATTGATATGGTATTTATCCTGTTGATTTTTTTCCTTGTCACCACAAGTTTTGTCAAGGAAACCGGCATTGATGTCACCCGGCCCACAGCATCAACAGCAACAACGCAATCCAAAGCCACCATCCTCATTGCCGTGGACAGCCAAAACCGGGTCTTCATGGATCACCGGGAGATCGACATCCGGGCGGTCAGGGCCAATACCGAACGGGCCCTGGCTGAAAATCCCGACGGGGCCGTGGTGGTGGTGGCGGACCGGCAATCAGACACCGGCGTGGCCATCCAGGTCATGGATGGCTGCCGTCTGGCCGGGGCCTCCAATGTATCTTTGGCTGCGGCCCTTCCGGAGGGACAATGA
- a CDS encoding MotA/TolQ/ExbB proton channel family protein has translation MPEFLRENLELMTDLIRSGGVVMVPLVILSLVMWLLIIERAFFFRRLYKKNMNSSTALSLVRENTLPDPKMYCGAVSLLVTEFIGNRSGSPQLDRHLLDAAVARINRRMTRSLAVIGVLAAMAPLMGLLGTVTGMITTFDVLAIFGTGNAKAMAGGISESLITTQTGLIVAIPGLYMKGFLDRRAEHLSQRIQRMGLYLKRHL, from the coding sequence ATGCCGGAATTTCTTCGGGAGAACCTTGAACTCATGACGGATCTGATCCGGTCCGGCGGCGTGGTCATGGTACCCCTGGTTATCTTAAGTCTTGTCATGTGGCTGTTGATTATCGAACGGGCCTTTTTTTTCAGGCGGCTTTACAAAAAAAACATGAACAGCAGCACCGCCCTCTCCCTGGTTCGTGAGAACACCCTGCCTGACCCCAAAATGTACTGCGGGGCCGTCAGTCTTTTGGTCACGGAATTCATTGGAAACCGCTCGGGTTCCCCCCAACTGGACCGCCACCTTCTGGATGCCGCAGTTGCCCGGATCAACCGACGGATGACCCGGTCCCTGGCGGTGATCGGGGTGCTGGCAGCCATGGCACCACTTATGGGACTGCTTGGCACCGTCACCGGTATGATCACTACCTTTGACGTTCTGGCCATTTTCGGCACAGGCAATGCCAAAGCCATGGCCGGCGGTATCTCAGAATCCCTCATCACCACCCAGACAGGTCTTATTGTGGCCATTCCAGGACTTTACATGAAAGGGTTTCTGGACCGACGGGCCGAACATTTAAGCCAACGCATCCAGAGGATGGGCTTATACCTGAAAAGGCATCTATAG
- a CDS encoding MotA/TolQ/ExbB proton channel family protein translates to MKIKPKYTMIAAVLGVMMLFSRPAWAKDMREIRIETRKIEESMKQKAAAELSAAQKAASESRRQILADRSRLDRAIADLKQRITVVDVELKALKSENKNLTAQDNELTAKLDEAQGTIQELSGVIRMNAKDIRSLLDDGFLTGVYRPDTQFLSSMTNNSVIPGMDQIKAMADLLFGRIEQGGSVCLETGTIVNREGKAHESQILIIGAFTAAYQTDGESGFLNYGHEEKKLYALSKRPPSAMQKQLTRYMAGKSDAVPMDISRGGALNQLIHDLSLMDQIPKGGPIVWPILAILVLGVLITLERIFFLLRRKISLDTVCSKIETQAENRNWEACAETCDQYRKNPVVRVIRSGVDSRNLSREDMENAVQEAILKEIPPMERFLSTMGMLAAIAPLLGLLGTVTGMIDTFHVITMHGTSDPRMMSGGISEALVTTMLGLSVAIPIMLSHTLLSRAVENCVGMMEEKAMALINIVQKFKVS, encoded by the coding sequence ATGAAAATCAAACCCAAATATACAATGATAGCTGCCGTACTGGGTGTCATGATGCTTTTCAGCCGGCCGGCATGGGCAAAGGATATGCGGGAAATTCGCATCGAAACCCGGAAAATTGAAGAATCCATGAAACAAAAGGCGGCGGCTGAACTGTCTGCCGCCCAAAAGGCAGCAAGTGAAAGCCGTCGGCAGATTTTGGCGGACAGGTCCCGTCTGGACCGGGCCATTGCGGATTTAAAGCAGCGGATTACAGTCGTTGATGTTGAACTCAAAGCCCTTAAATCTGAAAATAAAAACCTGACTGCACAAGACAACGAATTGACGGCGAAACTGGATGAAGCCCAGGGTACGATCCAGGAATTGTCAGGTGTCATCCGCATGAATGCCAAAGACATCCGTTCCCTCTTGGATGACGGCTTTCTAACCGGGGTGTACCGCCCCGACACCCAGTTTTTATCTAGCATGACGAATAATTCCGTTATTCCCGGGATGGACCAAATCAAAGCCATGGCCGATTTGCTTTTTGGCCGGATTGAGCAGGGCGGGTCTGTCTGCCTGGAAACCGGCACAATCGTCAACCGCGAAGGAAAAGCCCATGAAAGCCAAATCCTGATTATCGGCGCATTCACGGCGGCATACCAGACGGACGGGGAATCCGGATTTCTCAACTACGGCCATGAAGAGAAAAAACTGTATGCCCTGTCCAAACGGCCGCCCTCGGCCATGCAAAAACAACTTACCCGGTACATGGCCGGTAAAAGTGATGCCGTGCCCATGGACATTTCCAGGGGCGGGGCATTGAACCAGCTTATTCACGACTTGAGCCTGATGGACCAGATTCCCAAAGGTGGTCCCATTGTCTGGCCCATTCTGGCCATTCTTGTATTGGGCGTGTTGATCACCCTGGAACGGATTTTTTTCCTTTTACGCCGAAAAATCAGCCTTGACACCGTGTGCAGCAAGATCGAAACCCAGGCCGAAAACCGTAACTGGGAGGCGTGTGCCGAAACCTGCGACCAGTATCGTAAAAATCCGGTTGTCCGGGTCATCCGCTCGGGGGTTGACAGCCGAAACCTTTCCAGGGAAGACATGGAAAATGCAGTCCAGGAAGCCATTCTCAAAGAGATACCGCCTATGGAACGGTTTCTATCCACCATGGGTATGCTGGCAGCCATTGCGCCTCTGTTGGGTCTGTTGGGAACCGTTACCGGCATGATCGACACCTTTCATGTCATCACCATGCACGGCACAAGCGATCCACGAATGATGTCCGGCGGCATTTCCGAGGCCTTGGTGACCACCATGCTGGGCCTGTCCGTGGCCATTCCCATTATGCTCTCCCACACCCTTTTAAGCCGGGCCGTGGAAAACTGTGTGGGGATGATGGAGGAAAAGGCCATGGCACTGATCAATATCGTTCAAAAATTCAAGGTGTCCTGA
- a CDS encoding DUF3450 domain-containing protein, producing MNKGKIVIQIFLLLTMSWSYDALAGNVEKEIEAPVHGAVGIEQKTQAREVNWRTEKEKKTLAFEALEKELAMVEKERNTEAARRTALISNVRRKTKQLEDIAEIEGQMSPFLYDLLDKIKTLNARDLPFLKEERQKRIQALEALNADPQVPVSEKFRKLMEALLVETEYGTTIEVYQQTVPLSGEETLVNIFRLGRLRLFYQTLDKQQCGFFNPAQKVWEPLENIHIKTIQAAIDMGLKRKPVEILSLPLGRIVVQ from the coding sequence ATGAACAAAGGCAAAATAGTCATACAGATCTTCCTATTACTGACAATGTCATGGTCCTATGATGCCCTGGCAGGGAATGTGGAAAAAGAGATCGAAGCCCCTGTTCATGGGGCTGTGGGAATTGAACAGAAAACCCAGGCCCGGGAGGTGAATTGGCGCACTGAAAAAGAAAAAAAGACATTGGCGTTCGAAGCCCTGGAAAAAGAACTGGCCATGGTGGAAAAGGAACGGAATACTGAAGCTGCCCGAAGAACCGCCTTGATTTCAAACGTACGCCGGAAAACAAAGCAGCTGGAGGACATTGCCGAGATCGAAGGCCAAATGTCTCCCTTTCTTTACGATTTATTAGACAAAATTAAAACGTTAAACGCCCGCGATCTACCCTTTTTAAAGGAGGAGCGTCAAAAAAGAATTCAGGCCCTTGAAGCATTGAACGCCGATCCCCAAGTTCCGGTAAGCGAAAAATTCAGAAAATTGATGGAAGCCCTTTTGGTGGAAACCGAATACGGCACAACCATTGAAGTCTACCAGCAGACGGTTCCCCTTTCCGGGGAAGAGACCCTGGTCAACATCTTCAGACTGGGCCGGCTGCGCCTTTTTTATCAGACCCTGGACAAACAGCAATGCGGATTCTTCAACCCTGCCCAAAAGGTATGGGAACCCCTGGAAAACATCCATATTAAAACCATTCAGGCTGCCATAGACATGGGCTTAAAGCGCAAACCCGTTGAGATATTAAGCCTGCCTTTAGGAAGGATCGTGGTCCAATGA
- a CDS encoding type II toxin-antitoxin system RelE/ParE family toxin has protein sequence MKPKWRVLFCDGMEHACPVTDFINSRPKKHQVKLLRLIGLLEEHGPTLPRPYADVLHDGVHELRFTLSQDQIRVLYFFCYQKFIVLYEVFFKNTRRVPEKYIDQVITYRDDFLSRVSEKKLEKISRAVF, from the coding sequence ATGAAACCAAAATGGCGGGTCCTTTTTTGCGATGGTATGGAACACGCGTGTCCGGTTACGGATTTTATCAATTCCCGTCCAAAAAAGCATCAGGTGAAGTTGCTACGACTGATCGGGCTGTTGGAGGAGCATGGCCCAACCCTGCCAAGACCATATGCTGATGTGCTGCACGACGGGGTCCACGAGCTTCGTTTTACCCTGTCCCAAGATCAAATTCGAGTTCTCTATTTTTTTTGTTATCAGAAATTTATCGTATTGTATGAGGTTTTTTTTAAAAATACCCGTAGAGTTCCTGAGAAATATATTGATCAGGTCATCACCTACCGGGATGATTTTTTATCCCGGGTATCTGAAAAAAAATTGGAGAAGATCAGCCGTGCTGTTTTTTAA